In Desulfosporosinus sp. Sb-LF, the following are encoded in one genomic region:
- the mnmG gene encoding tRNA uridine-5-carboxymethylaminomethyl(34) synthesis enzyme MnmG, giving the protein MEYFAGKYDVIVVGAGHAGCEAALAAARLGCETLLITLNIDTIAHMPCNPSVGGPAKGHLVREIDALGGQMGIVADETSLQVKMLNTGKGPAVHALRLQSDKQSYHNRMKDVLLAQPRLTISQGLVERLIVDNTMISGVVTRTGACFRAESVVLTSGTYLRGRIIIGAAMYQGGPNGQMPAMSLSDSLKDFGIELGRFKTGTPPRIHRHSVDYAKFRCQPGDNLPLHFSFMPTESQFWHNDPSKQVPCWLGYTASKTHDIIRENLYRAPMYSGEIEGIGPRYCPSIEDKVVRFAQREAHQIFLEPEGWQSDELYVAGLSTSMPEEVQIQILQSIPGLEQVRMLRPGYAIEYDYVLPHQLSLGLELRQLPGLFTAGQLNGTSGYEEAAAQGLMAGINAALRSLGKDPFILRRSEGYLGVLIDDLVTKGVKEPYRLLTSRAEYRLILRQDNADLRLTERGRSIGLVNEERWIRFQRKKENLEYIKKLWKSTVFSPLREDLQHVMIEAKSTQTRGGISAEELIRRPEISITHLTKLLPELENCDVEALEEAEIEIKYEGYIEKQWAEIERFTKLESRNLSNLLDYEEVRGLSTEGRQRLMEVHPLNLGQASRITGVSPADISVLLVFLEQRRRGGVR; this is encoded by the coding sequence TTGGAATACTTCGCTGGAAAATACGATGTAATTGTCGTTGGCGCAGGGCATGCTGGTTGTGAGGCTGCCCTTGCCGCGGCACGTTTAGGGTGCGAGACCCTCTTGATTACTTTAAATATTGACACAATTGCACATATGCCCTGTAATCCATCGGTAGGTGGGCCGGCTAAGGGTCATTTGGTTCGAGAAATAGATGCTTTAGGTGGACAAATGGGAATAGTGGCAGATGAGACTTCCTTGCAAGTTAAAATGCTAAATACCGGAAAGGGACCTGCTGTCCATGCTTTGCGACTACAATCAGATAAACAGTCGTACCATAATCGGATGAAGGATGTTCTCCTGGCCCAGCCCAGGTTAACTATAAGCCAAGGATTGGTAGAACGACTCATTGTGGATAACACCATGATCAGTGGCGTTGTGACGCGAACTGGTGCGTGTTTTAGAGCAGAGAGCGTTGTCCTAACAAGCGGCACATATTTACGTGGAAGAATTATTATAGGCGCTGCTATGTACCAAGGCGGTCCAAACGGGCAGATGCCAGCCATGTCTCTTTCGGATTCATTAAAAGATTTTGGCATTGAATTAGGAAGGTTTAAAACTGGTACACCACCCCGAATACATCGACACTCAGTTGATTATGCCAAGTTTCGTTGCCAACCTGGGGATAATCTGCCGTTGCATTTTTCGTTTATGCCCACAGAGAGCCAATTTTGGCACAATGATCCCTCTAAGCAAGTTCCATGTTGGCTTGGCTACACAGCTTCTAAGACACACGATATAATTCGAGAAAACCTCTATCGTGCGCCTATGTACTCTGGTGAAATTGAGGGAATTGGTCCCCGTTATTGCCCTTCGATTGAAGATAAGGTAGTGCGGTTTGCCCAACGAGAAGCACATCAGATATTTTTAGAGCCGGAAGGATGGCAAAGTGACGAACTTTATGTCGCGGGCTTATCGACTAGTATGCCGGAGGAAGTTCAGATTCAGATTCTACAGAGCATTCCAGGACTTGAACAGGTCCGAATGTTACGCCCAGGATATGCGATTGAGTATGATTATGTTTTACCTCATCAACTTTCTCTAGGCTTAGAGTTACGACAGTTACCGGGGTTGTTTACGGCAGGCCAATTAAATGGAACCTCTGGATATGAAGAAGCCGCAGCCCAAGGATTGATGGCTGGGATTAATGCCGCACTTCGGTCGCTTGGAAAAGATCCTTTTATCCTTCGTCGTTCGGAAGGTTATTTAGGTGTTTTAATAGATGATTTGGTTACAAAAGGGGTTAAGGAGCCTTACCGACTTTTGACGTCTCGTGCTGAATACCGTCTAATTTTACGCCAGGATAATGCTGATTTAAGGTTGACTGAAAGAGGACGATCTATAGGGTTAGTCAATGAGGAGCGTTGGATACGTTTTCAAAGGAAAAAGGAGAACTTAGAGTATATCAAGAAACTCTGGAAATCTACTGTTTTCTCACCGCTGAGAGAGGATTTACAACATGTCATGATTGAAGCAAAATCAACTCAGACTCGTGGAGGAATTAGTGCTGAGGAATTAATTCGTAGACCGGAAATTTCTATTACTCATCTAACTAAGCTTTTACCGGAGTTAGAAAACTGCGACGTCGAAGCACTAGAAGAAGCGGAGATTGAAATTAAATATGAAGGCTATATAGAAAAACAATGGGCGGAGATCGAGAGGTTTACAAAGTTAGAATCCCGTAATCTTTCGAATTTGCTTGATTATGAAGAAGTGCGCGGCTTATCTACTGAAGGAAGGCAACGACTCATGGAGGTCCATCCCCTTAACTTAGGGCAGGCTTCTCGTATTACAGGAGTTAGTCCAGCAGATATTTCCGTATTGCTTGTTTTCTTAGAACAACGGCGCAGAGGGGGAGTTCGATGA
- the mnmE gene encoding tRNA uridine-5-carboxymethylaminomethyl(34) synthesis GTPase MnmE, whose protein sequence is MEDTIVAIATAMAETSIHILRLSGAGAGKIIEACFHPQSMKRWVRRENFTLNLGIFSDEDRVLDQVLIGRMLEPSSFTGEDVYEINCHGGPFVAQRILQACIRHGARLAEPGEFSKRAFLNGKLDLVQAEAVIDLISSRTETAANLALTQLNGGLSKAIIDLREEILEILAFIEAGIDFPEDDVESLDRENLEVRVTVALNHIQNLLEGSKTGKILRDGLLTVIVGRPNVGKSSLLNALLHEERAIVTDIPGTTRDEIRESVSVGGILLQLVDTAGICVSEDVVERLGIERTWKALENAELILLVVQANVPLTDDEHYILRTYAESVIVLVNKIDLLKATEIPCFNEKGVWIPFSVLELRGFKELEAEISRRVYKGESMLESAPLLSNVRHISSLERCNTALTQALKSIQKDMPWDILSIDIRQAVENISEITGHNVQESLLEDIFSRFCIGK, encoded by the coding sequence TTGGAAGATACCATTGTCGCTATTGCGACAGCTATGGCGGAAACAAGTATTCATATTTTAAGATTATCGGGGGCGGGGGCGGGAAAGATCATTGAAGCCTGTTTCCATCCTCAATCTATGAAACGATGGGTCCGACGCGAAAATTTCACCCTAAACCTTGGAATTTTTAGTGACGAGGATAGAGTTCTTGATCAAGTACTGATCGGTAGAATGTTGGAACCGTCCTCATTTACTGGTGAAGATGTCTATGAAATAAATTGTCACGGTGGTCCTTTCGTTGCTCAGAGAATTTTACAAGCATGTATTCGTCATGGTGCACGTTTAGCTGAGCCTGGTGAATTTTCTAAAAGAGCGTTTTTAAATGGCAAGCTTGACTTAGTTCAAGCGGAGGCTGTTATTGATTTAATAAGTTCCCGAACTGAGACAGCTGCTAATTTGGCCTTAACTCAGTTAAATGGGGGACTCTCAAAGGCTATTATTGATTTACGCGAGGAAATTCTGGAAATTCTCGCCTTTATTGAAGCTGGAATTGATTTTCCTGAAGATGATGTTGAAAGCTTGGATCGAGAAAACCTTGAAGTACGAGTAACTGTTGCTCTTAATCACATTCAGAACCTTTTGGAAGGAAGTAAAACAGGTAAAATTTTAAGAGATGGTCTGCTAACTGTTATCGTCGGTCGTCCGAATGTTGGTAAATCAAGTTTGTTGAATGCGCTATTGCATGAAGAGCGAGCCATCGTGACCGATATTCCGGGGACAACGCGTGATGAAATTAGAGAGTCCGTGAGTGTGGGCGGAATTCTGCTTCAACTAGTGGACACTGCAGGTATTTGCGTGAGTGAAGATGTGGTAGAACGTCTTGGAATCGAAAGAACGTGGAAAGCATTAGAGAATGCAGAACTTATCTTGTTGGTTGTTCAGGCTAACGTCCCCTTAACTGACGATGAACATTATATTCTAAGGACTTATGCGGAAAGTGTTATTGTTCTTGTGAATAAAATAGACTTGTTAAAGGCTACAGAAATACCCTGTTTCAATGAAAAGGGAGTTTGGATTCCTTTTTCTGTCCTCGAACTTAGGGGTTTTAAAGAGCTTGAAGCTGAAATTTCAAGAAGAGTTTATAAAGGGGAGTCTATGCTTGAATCAGCTCCACTCCTTTCTAATGTACGACATATTTCTTCACTGGAGCGTTGCAATACTGCTCTAACACAGGCGTTGAAGAGTATTCAAAAGGATATGCCTTGGGATATCCTTTCGATAGATATTCGTCAAGCAGTTGAAAATATTTCTGAAATTACGGGACATAATGTTCAAGAATCTCTTCTTGAAGATATCTTCTCTAGATTTTGTATCGGAAAGTAG
- the jag gene encoding RNA-binding cell elongation regulator Jag/EloR yields the protein MRVTEKSGKTVEEAIAAGVLELAVDRDRVKVEVLEEPTKKGLFGLFGKSLARVRVSYEDDPGLLAADFIHKVCQTMDVNATTLVSKNGEHWHIDITGPELGILIGRRGDTLDALQYLTNLAVAKKLSERVRIIVDVEGYRQRREETLVRLAKRLSEKVKRTGIRIVLEPMNPHERRIIHTSLQDEARISTFSEGNDPNRRVVISLKRA from the coding sequence ATGAGGGTTACAGAGAAAAGCGGGAAGACGGTCGAAGAAGCTATTGCTGCTGGGGTCTTAGAATTAGCCGTTGATCGTGATCGTGTAAAGGTTGAAGTTTTAGAAGAACCTACTAAAAAAGGTTTATTCGGTCTCTTTGGAAAAAGCCTTGCGAGAGTTCGAGTTTCTTATGAAGATGATCCAGGCTTATTGGCTGCAGACTTCATTCATAAAGTTTGTCAAACTATGGATGTAAATGCGACTACTCTCGTGAGTAAGAACGGTGAGCACTGGCATATTGATATTACCGGACCTGAACTTGGGATTCTGATCGGCCGACGCGGAGATACTTTAGATGCGCTTCAATATTTGACTAATTTAGCTGTAGCTAAGAAATTGTCCGAGCGTGTTCGTATAATTGTCGATGTAGAAGGATATAGACAACGTCGTGAAGAAACGCTAGTACGTCTCGCGAAAAGATTGTCTGAAAAAGTAAAGCGGACCGGAATAAGGATAGTCCTAGAACCGATGAACCCTCATGAACGAAGGATTATTCATACTTCTTTACAGGATGAAGCTAGAATTTCAACATTTAGTGAGGGTAATGATCCAAATCGGCGTGTTGTTATATCACTCAAAAGAGCATAG
- a CDS encoding YidC/Oxa1 family membrane protein insertase has product MTYLLHILYNLSSAVGLPYYGVAIILLTVIIKTLIYPLTYKQMASMRKTVDLQPKIKAIQQKHKNDKEKANLEVMELYKEHKVNPMGGCLPIVVQLPIFWGLYSTLRNFPYGSDTAAHWFLGFDLTKVYGFTPSYHLILPIFAAATTYLQTKVTNPNASTDPTQKTMLYIMPVFFAYISATVPAGLALYWVTMNVVSILQQLYINRKLSNEKKAA; this is encoded by the coding sequence ATGACCTATTTGTTGCATATACTCTATAACTTATCTTCCGCCGTAGGTCTTCCTTATTATGGAGTTGCGATTATACTTTTGACTGTAATCATTAAAACCTTGATTTATCCGTTAACTTATAAGCAAATGGCATCAATGCGTAAGACGGTTGATTTACAACCTAAAATTAAGGCTATTCAGCAAAAACATAAGAATGATAAAGAAAAAGCAAATCTTGAGGTCATGGAATTATATAAAGAACATAAAGTAAACCCTATGGGCGGATGTCTCCCTATTGTTGTACAGTTGCCGATTTTCTGGGGTTTATATAGCACATTAAGAAATTTCCCTTATGGTTCAGATACTGCAGCTCACTGGTTTTTGGGTTTTGATTTAACGAAGGTCTATGGATTTACTCCCTCATATCATTTGATTTTACCTATTTTTGCTGCAGCAACAACGTATCTGCAAACAAAAGTAACGAATCCAAATGCTTCTACAGATCCTACTCAAAAGACAATGTTGTACATTATGCCAGTATTTTTTGCTTACATAAGCGCCACCGTTCCTGCTGGATTGGCTTTATATTGGGTAACAATGAATGTAGTTTCGATTCTTCAACAACTTTATATTAATCGTAAGTTATCGAATGAAAAGAAGGCTGCATAG
- the yidD gene encoding membrane protein insertion efficiency factor YidD — protein sequence MKLSLIFMIRVYQKIISPLKGQSCRFYPTCSEYSIQALQKYGFILGSWKSIKRILKCHPLNPGGHDPV from the coding sequence ATGAAACTAAGCTTAATTTTTATGATTCGCGTATACCAAAAGATTATTTCGCCTTTAAAAGGTCAATCTTGTCGATTTTATCCGACATGCTCGGAGTATTCGATTCAGGCTTTACAAAAGTATGGTTTTATTTTAGGAAGTTGGAAATCGATTAAACGTATATTGAAATGCCACCCGCTTAATCCCGGAGGGCATGACCCAGTTTAA
- the rnpA gene encoding ribonuclease P protein component, whose product MLKRKFRLRKKSGFQEIFAAGKNYSVKHVAIYVLKGPKRFGFVASKKVGNSVQRNRARRLMREVIRLHMPELRKDRQIILIARAGIKGVSYWEVEKSMMNMLKRADALIKSE is encoded by the coding sequence ATGTTAAAAAGAAAATTCCGCTTACGCAAAAAATCAGGCTTTCAAGAGATCTTTGCAGCCGGAAAAAATTATTCTGTAAAACATGTAGCTATTTATGTACTCAAAGGTCCAAAACGTTTCGGTTTTGTAGCTTCTAAGAAGGTCGGCAATTCAGTTCAGAGAAATCGCGCAAGGCGACTTATGCGAGAGGTTATTCGTCTGCATATGCCGGAACTTAGAAAGGACCGGCAAATAATTTTAATTGCAAGGGCAGGAATCAAAGGAGTTTCTTATTGGGAAGTCGAAAAGTCTATGATGAATATGTTAAAGAGGGCGGATGCCCTTATTAAAAGTGAGTAA
- the rpmH gene encoding 50S ribosomal protein L34, translated as MKRTYQPKNRRHKRVHGFLSRMSTPTGRNVLKRRRLKGRKKLSV; from the coding sequence TTGAAGAGAACATATCAACCGAAGAATCGGCGTCATAAACGCGTTCATGGTTTCTTAAGTCGCATGAGTACACCAACGGGGCGAAATGTTTTAAAACGCCGTCGTTTAAAGGGTCGGAAGAAGTTGTCAGTTTAA
- the dnaA gene encoding chromosomal replication initiator protein DnaA, with product MPPQPISPHLLWQETLEKLKSELSKPSFETWLSSTQLLQIDGDTLVISVPNEFAKDWLESRYAPLIRSSVQSVLGHSVSLRFIIPNQEGSYGEDSIQSFPISPIDPQQAEPLPNSLNTKYIFDTFVIGNSNRFAHAASLAVAESPAKSYNPLFIYGGVGLGKTHLMHAIGHYVLQRSPNTKVLYVSSEKFTNELIDSIRDENSIEFRNHYRNVDILLIDDIQFLAGKERTQEEFFHTFNALHEANKQIIISSDRPPKEIPTLEDRLRSRFEWGLITDIQAPDLETRIAILRKKAKMENLQVPNEVMVYIADKIRSNIRELEGALIRVMAFASLSAIPITAEVAIEALKEIIPANNTKEITIDIIQQSVAGYFHLSPSEFKAKKRTRAVAFPRQIAMYLSRQLTDSSLPKIGDEFGGRDHTTVMHAHDKISQALLNDPQLEKKINEMIQRIQSD from the coding sequence ATGCCACCACAGCCTATCTCACCTCACTTACTGTGGCAGGAAACGCTAGAAAAGCTGAAAAGTGAACTTTCCAAACCAAGCTTTGAAACATGGTTAAGTTCCACACAGCTTCTTCAAATTGATGGAGACACACTTGTCATAAGTGTTCCCAATGAATTTGCAAAAGATTGGTTAGAGAGTCGCTATGCACCTTTGATCCGATCTTCAGTTCAGTCCGTGTTGGGACATTCCGTAAGTCTCCGATTTATTATACCCAATCAAGAAGGGTCCTATGGCGAAGACTCAATTCAGTCCTTTCCAATTTCCCCTATTGACCCACAACAAGCTGAGCCTTTGCCTAATTCTCTTAATACTAAATATATCTTTGACACATTTGTCATAGGAAACAGCAATCGTTTTGCACATGCAGCTTCTTTAGCGGTCGCTGAGTCACCGGCCAAATCTTATAATCCCCTTTTCATATATGGAGGAGTTGGATTAGGGAAAACCCACCTAATGCATGCTATCGGTCATTATGTACTTCAACGATCACCTAATACCAAGGTTCTTTATGTTTCCAGTGAGAAATTTACGAATGAGCTTATAGACTCTATCAGAGACGAGAACTCCATTGAATTTCGAAATCATTACCGAAACGTGGACATTCTCCTGATTGATGATATTCAGTTTTTAGCAGGCAAAGAGAGGACTCAAGAAGAGTTCTTTCATACATTTAATGCGCTCCATGAAGCAAATAAACAAATAATTATCTCTTCTGATCGTCCTCCCAAGGAGATCCCTACCCTGGAAGACCGTTTACGTTCCCGATTTGAATGGGGACTTATCACTGATATACAGGCTCCAGATTTGGAAACCCGCATTGCTATTTTAAGAAAAAAGGCTAAGATGGAAAACCTTCAAGTACCCAATGAAGTAATGGTTTATATTGCAGATAAGATTCGTTCCAACATACGTGAACTTGAAGGAGCTCTTATCCGAGTTATGGCTTTTGCGTCTCTAAGTGCGATCCCCATTACTGCAGAAGTAGCGATAGAAGCGTTAAAAGAGATTATCCCAGCTAATAACACAAAGGAAATAACTATCGATATTATACAGCAATCAGTTGCAGGCTATTTCCATCTATCGCCCAGTGAATTCAAGGCTAAAAAACGGACACGTGCAGTGGCCTTTCCACGGCAAATTGCCATGTACCTTTCCCGTCAACTTACTGACTCATCATTGCCAAAAATCGGTGACGAGTTTGGTGGTAGAGACCATACCACCGTAATGCATGCACATGATAAGATTTCGCAAGCCTTACTTAATGATCCACAACTAGAGAAAAAAATTAATGAAATGATTCAACGTATTCAATCCGATTAA
- the dnaN gene encoding DNA polymerase III subunit beta → MKIFCSKEALLSGVNAVQKAVSNKNTLPILQGILIKAEQQSLQFAATDLEMGIRCEVPAQVVEEGTMIVPAKLFTDVVRKLPDTSITLEEREKTITIGYYQSEIVLNGYDPDEFPLFPDFFDPISFTLPTPIFKNMIRQTVFSCAMEENRPVFTGTLLQIEGSNVRLVATDTHRLAYSLAEISNPEGSQFSGIVPAKTLSEIYRLLRDEDEVLTISFSQTQVVFQFGLIYLVSRLIEGQFPNYKQVIPQTCETKVNLSVKSFLEAVERASLLSRDKNGATIIRINVEKDELRIDQSSELGKISEQIGIEMEGKDVMIAFNAKFLIDALKVIDSDQIIFELSGPFSPGVMRPLDNPNYLYLVLPVRTS, encoded by the coding sequence ATGAAAATCTTCTGCTCAAAAGAGGCACTACTTTCCGGAGTAAATGCTGTTCAAAAGGCTGTGTCTAATAAAAACACGTTGCCTATTCTTCAGGGAATTTTGATCAAAGCAGAACAACAGTCTTTACAATTTGCAGCGACTGATCTCGAAATGGGGATTCGTTGTGAAGTCCCGGCCCAAGTGGTTGAAGAAGGAACCATGATCGTACCTGCTAAGCTTTTTACTGATGTTGTACGGAAACTTCCAGATACATCTATAACCTTAGAAGAACGAGAAAAAACAATCACAATTGGTTATTATCAATCTGAGATTGTGTTAAATGGGTATGATCCTGATGAATTTCCTTTGTTTCCAGACTTTTTTGATCCTATTTCATTCACTTTACCCACTCCGATATTCAAAAACATGATTAGGCAGACTGTTTTTTCTTGTGCAATGGAAGAAAATCGTCCCGTTTTTACTGGAACACTTTTACAAATTGAAGGGTCCAATGTGCGCTTAGTTGCAACCGATACACATCGCTTGGCCTATAGCCTTGCAGAAATATCTAACCCCGAAGGGTCACAATTTAGTGGTATCGTTCCTGCTAAAACATTATCGGAAATATATCGCCTATTGCGAGATGAGGATGAAGTCTTAACCATTAGCTTTAGTCAAACTCAAGTAGTCTTTCAATTCGGATTGATTTATTTAGTTTCCCGTCTGATTGAAGGCCAATTTCCAAACTACAAACAAGTAATTCCTCAAACGTGTGAAACCAAAGTGAATTTATCCGTAAAAAGCTTCCTAGAAGCTGTCGAGCGGGCCTCTTTACTTTCTCGTGACAAAAACGGAGCCACTATTATCAGAATTAATGTTGAAAAGGACGAATTAAGAATTGATCAGTCGTCTGAATTAGGTAAAATATCGGAGCAAATTGGCATTGAGATGGAGGGTAAGGATGTCATGATTGCCTTTAATGCCAAATTTCTAATTGATGCTTTGAAAGTAATTGACAGCGATCAAATTATTTTTGAGCTTTCTGGTCCATTTAGCCCTGGTGTGATGCGTCCCTTAGACAATCCGAATTATCTTTATCTTGTTTTACCTGTAAGAACGTCTTAA
- the recF gene encoding DNA replication/repair protein RecF: MMINNLCLQNFRNYQDEKIQFMPGSNILVGDNGQGKTNIIEGIYYLLTGKSYRVQREQELLRWEQSEFHLYGDFLLARHKILLESHYRDKKKIVKVNQVPCRRLSDFVGTINVIFFSPDDLVMIKGGPAERRRFLDLHIAQMRPGHVSLLNAYNKAVQQKSALLKSYVEKSLKYSQLQLWNEQILELGEKVIRNRAELAERIQRVADDIYMNLSSEKEKIQVLYIALGKRNINNAIAEFSQLLHDKLEQEIERQMVLVGPHRDDVQILLNDRPARLYASQGQQRSLVLSLKLAELELIRQEKGEYPLLLLDDVLSELDRFRRDYLIKFIESSRIQTLITMTSAESHLESGALYRVEQGHIRREP; the protein is encoded by the coding sequence ATGATGATCAATAATCTATGCCTACAAAATTTCCGTAATTATCAAGATGAAAAAATACAATTCATGCCTGGTTCGAATATTTTGGTTGGAGATAATGGTCAGGGAAAAACTAATATCATAGAGGGAATCTACTACCTTTTGACAGGAAAATCGTATAGAGTACAAAGGGAACAGGAACTCTTGCGTTGGGAGCAAAGCGAATTCCATCTTTACGGGGACTTTCTATTGGCTCGCCATAAAATTTTGCTAGAGAGTCATTATCGCGACAAAAAGAAAATTGTGAAGGTTAACCAAGTACCTTGTCGTCGCTTATCGGATTTTGTTGGTACCATTAATGTAATTTTCTTTTCTCCAGATGACCTTGTCATGATAAAAGGAGGGCCTGCGGAGCGGAGGAGATTTTTGGACCTACATATTGCACAAATGCGTCCAGGGCATGTAAGCCTTCTTAATGCTTATAATAAGGCGGTGCAGCAAAAGAGTGCACTTTTAAAATCTTATGTTGAAAAATCCCTTAAATATTCGCAATTACAACTTTGGAATGAACAAATACTTGAATTGGGAGAAAAGGTTATTCGCAATAGAGCTGAACTAGCTGAACGAATTCAAAGGGTTGCGGATGATATCTATATGAATCTTTCATCGGAAAAAGAAAAGATACAAGTTTTGTACATTGCTTTAGGTAAAAGAAATATTAATAATGCTATTGCTGAATTCTCACAATTACTTCATGATAAACTGGAACAAGAAATTGAACGACAAATGGTATTGGTTGGTCCGCACCGTGACGATGTGCAAATACTTCTAAACGATAGACCGGCACGTTTATACGCTTCTCAAGGGCAGCAGCGCTCGTTAGTTTTGAGCTTAAAACTTGCTGAATTGGAACTTATTCGTCAAGAAAAAGGAGAATATCCCCTCCTCTTACTTGATGACGTATTGTCTGAATTAGATCGTTTCAGGAGAGACTACTTAATAAAATTCATTGAGTCATCTCGCATTCAGACCTTAATAACAATGACAAGTGCTGAGAGTCATCTTGAATCCGGAGCACTTTACCGTGTAGAACAAGGACATATAAGGAGGGAGCCATAA
- a CDS encoding extracellular matrix/biofilm biosynthesis regulator RemA family protein — MYLHLGSDVLIKKDKIVAIIDLETTKEGKTSKKIINDIKDNKKVNYISELGKEKTLIITSSEYYFSPISSITLFKRSFFKNRV; from the coding sequence TTGTACTTACATCTTGGTAGCGATGTTCTGATTAAGAAAGATAAAATTGTTGCAATTATTGACTTAGAAACTACAAAAGAAGGTAAAACTAGTAAAAAAATAATAAATGATATAAAAGATAATAAAAAAGTGAATTATATTTCCGAACTAGGTAAAGAAAAAACATTAATTATTACGAGTTCTGAATATTATTTTTCGCCTATTTCATCTATTACTTTGTTTAAACGTTCTTTTTTTAAGAATAGGGTTTGA